The proteins below are encoded in one region of Clostridium fermenticellae:
- a CDS encoding ABC transporter ATP-binding protein has translation MIKKLLGYIKEFKRDTIITPIFVALEAIMETILPLLMSMIIDNGVGKGNIKYVCIVGIIMVFVSFISLSCGALSGKFSASASTGFARNLRKAMYYNIQNFSFSNIDKYSTAGLITRLTTDVTNVQNAFQMIIRMFVRAPFMLIFAMAMAFYINSRLALIFLGALIFLGIVLFFIMTRVHPYFVEVFKKYDDLNASVQENLTAIRTVKAYVREDYEVSKFYKASKTLYKYFVRAEKLLIINAPAMQFTVYTCILLLSWLGAKMIVSNSMTTGELMSLFTYTTNILMSLMIISMVFVMVVMAKSSAERILEVLDERSDLTNKENSIYDVKNGSIEFDNVGFSYTKNKGGNLIIENINLKINSGETIGIIGGTGSAKSTLVQLIPRLYDATFGRVKVGGIDVKDYDIESLRNEVSMVLQKNVLFSGTIKENLRWGSKNATDEEIIEACKQAQAEEFIEQFPDKYDTFIEQGGTNVSGGQKQRLCIARALLKKPKILILDDSTSAVDTKTDALIRKAFKETIPDTTKIIIAQRISSVEDADKIIVLDNGSINGFGTHAELINSNEIYREVYESQMKGDDENESR, from the coding sequence ATGATAAAAAAATTACTAGGTTATATAAAGGAGTTTAAAAGGGATACTATTATTACTCCTATATTTGTCGCCTTAGAGGCAATAATGGAAACAATTCTTCCATTATTAATGTCCATGATCATTGATAATGGTGTTGGAAAGGGAAATATAAAATATGTGTGCATTGTTGGAATAATAATGGTGTTTGTGTCATTTATATCATTAAGCTGCGGTGCATTATCTGGAAAATTTTCAGCTAGTGCATCAACTGGTTTTGCCAGAAATTTGAGAAAAGCAATGTATTATAACATACAAAATTTCTCCTTCTCAAATATAGATAAATATTCGACAGCCGGTCTTATAACTAGACTCACAACAGATGTTACAAATGTTCAAAATGCATTTCAAATGATTATAAGAATGTTTGTAAGAGCTCCTTTTATGCTTATATTTGCTATGGCAATGGCGTTTTATATTAATTCAAGATTAGCACTAATATTTTTAGGAGCACTAATATTTTTGGGCATCGTCTTATTCTTTATTATGACAAGGGTGCATCCGTATTTTGTTGAGGTTTTTAAAAAGTATGATGATCTAAATGCAAGTGTTCAAGAAAATTTAACTGCAATAAGAACTGTAAAAGCCTATGTTAGGGAAGATTATGAAGTAAGTAAATTTTACAAAGCTTCTAAAACCTTATATAAATATTTTGTAAGAGCTGAAAAATTATTAATAATAAATGCACCTGCAATGCAGTTTACAGTATATACATGTATTTTACTTCTATCATGGCTTGGTGCTAAGATGATAGTTTCTAATTCCATGACAACAGGAGAACTTATGAGTTTATTCACCTATACAACAAATATACTTATGAGTCTTATGATTATATCAATGGTTTTTGTTATGGTCGTTATGGCAAAATCCTCCGCCGAAAGGATTTTAGAGGTATTAGATGAACGAAGTGATTTAACAAATAAGGAAAATTCAATCTATGATGTAAAAAATGGATCTATAGAATTTGATAATGTGGGATTTAGTTACACGAAGAATAAGGGGGGAAACCTTATTATAGAAAATATAAATTTAAAAATTAACTCCGGTGAAACGATAGGAATTATTGGTGGAACAGGAAGTGCAAAATCAACACTTGTTCAGCTTATACCAAGATTGTATGATGCAACCTTTGGAAGAGTAAAAGTTGGAGGTATTGATGTTAAAGATTATGATATAGAATCTCTTAGAAATGAAGTTTCCATGGTACTTCAAAAAAATGTTCTGTTTTCCGGAACTATCAAGGAAAATTTGAGATGGGGCAGCAAAAACGCAACAGATGAAGAAATAATTGAAGCATGCAAGCAGGCACAGGCTGAGGAATTTATAGAGCAATTCCCGGATAAGTATGATACTTTCATTGAACAAGGTGGTACTAATGTGTCAGGAGGACAAAAGCAGAGACTTTGTATAGCAAGAGCTTTACTAAAAAAGCCTAAAATATTAATATTAGATGATTCTACAAGTGCTGTTGATACAAAAACTGATGCTTTAATTAGAAAAGCATTTAAGGAAACTATACCAGATACAACAAAAATTATTATTGCCCAGCGTATATCATCTGTTGAAGATGCTGATAAAATAATTGTACTTGATAATGGCAGTATAAATGGATTTGGAACTCATGCTGAATTGATAAATTCTAATGAAATATATCGTGAAGTATATGAATCACAAATGAAGGGAGATGACGAAAATGAGTCAAGATAA
- a CDS encoding ABC transporter ATP-binding protein codes for MSQDNTNNPRTVGRRKGYAKLNKNSLKTLKRLFSYVIKEYKFLFFIVMIAIIISSLANVIGTLFLKKLIDGYITPLLRQSHHDFGPLLKMIITMAVIYYIGVLSTYLYSRVMILISQGSLKKIRDNMFKHMETLPISFFDTHSHGNLMSLYTNDTDTLRQMISQGIPQILSATITVLGAFISMVYLSPLLSIIEILMIFIIIRVTKFIGGKSAKYFGLQQKDLAMVNGYIEEMINGQKVVKVFCHEEEAKKNFDKLNDMLYKSSDNANKYANVLMPIMGNIGYLNYVFVAIFGSILAIGGFNGFTLGGIAAFLQLTRTFSTTINQMSQQINFVVMALAGAERIFRLVDENSETDNGYVSLVNAKENENGKIEETKEHTGVWAWKHPHSDGTLTYKKLLGDIVFDDVDFGYNDKKIILHNIKLYAKPGQKIAFVGATGAGKTTITNLINRFYDIQDGKIRYDGINVNKIKKADLRKSLGIVLQDPHLFTGTIADNIRYGKLDASDKEVIRAAKLANADGFIRHLSDGYNTMISGDGGNLSQGQRQLLTIARAAIADPPVLILDEATSSIDTRTEIIVQDGMDKLMKGRTVFVIAHRLSTIKNSDVIMVLDNGRIIERGNHDDLVAQRGKYYQLYTGAFELS; via the coding sequence ATGAGTCAAGATAATACTAATAATCCTAGAACGGTAGGAAGGCGAAAAGGATATGCAAAATTAAATAAAAATTCTTTAAAAACACTTAAAAGGCTATTTTCGTATGTCATAAAAGAATATAAATTCTTGTTTTTCATTGTAATGATAGCAATTATTATAAGTTCACTTGCAAATGTAATTGGTACATTATTTTTGAAAAAATTAATTGATGGTTATATAACTCCACTTTTGAGACAGTCACACCACGATTTTGGGCCTCTTTTAAAGATGATAATAACTATGGCTGTTATATATTACATTGGAGTTTTATCGACATATTTGTATAGTCGTGTAATGATCTTAATTTCTCAGGGATCACTTAAAAAAATAAGAGATAACATGTTTAAACATATGGAAACTCTACCTATAAGTTTTTTTGATACACACTCACATGGCAATTTAATGAGTCTTTATACAAATGATACAGATACGCTAAGGCAAATGATAAGTCAAGGAATACCTCAAATTTTGTCAGCTACTATAACTGTCTTAGGTGCATTCATATCAATGGTATATTTAAGTCCGCTTTTATCAATAATTGAAATTCTGATGATATTTATAATAATACGTGTTACAAAATTTATTGGTGGTAAAAGTGCAAAATACTTTGGACTTCAGCAAAAGGATTTAGCTATGGTAAATGGCTATATAGAAGAAATGATAAATGGGCAAAAGGTTGTGAAAGTTTTTTGTCATGAAGAAGAGGCAAAGAAAAACTTTGATAAATTAAATGATATGCTTTATAAAAGTTCAGATAATGCAAATAAATATGCTAATGTATTAATGCCTATAATGGGGAATATCGGGTACTTAAATTATGTATTTGTTGCTATTTTTGGTTCTATCTTAGCTATAGGCGGATTTAATGGATTTACTTTAGGTGGAATTGCAGCATTTTTACAGTTAACAAGAACCTTTAGCACGACAATAAATCAGATGTCACAACAGATAAATTTTGTAGTTATGGCACTAGCAGGAGCAGAACGTATATTTAGACTCGTAGATGAAAATAGTGAAACAGATAATGGGTATGTTTCATTAGTTAATGCAAAGGAAAACGAAAATGGTAAAATAGAGGAAACTAAAGAACATACAGGCGTATGGGCATGGAAACATCCTCATTCAGATGGGACTCTAACTTATAAAAAACTTTTAGGTGATATTGTATTTGACGATGTTGACTTTGGGTATAATGATAAAAAAATTATACTTCATAATATAAAACTCTATGCTAAACCTGGACAGAAGATAGCATTTGTAGGTGCTACTGGTGCTGGAAAAACTACAATTACTAATCTGATAAATAGATTTTATGATATTCAGGACGGAAAAATAAGGTATGATGGAATAAATGTAAATAAGATAAAGAAGGCAGATTTAAGAAAATCACTTGGAATTGTCCTTCAAGATCCCCATCTTTTTACTGGAACAATTGCAGATAATATAAGATATGGAAAATTGGATGCTTCAGATAAAGAGGTAATAAGAGCTGCAAAACTTGCAAATGCAGATGGTTTTATAAGACATTTATCGGATGGATATAATACGATGATTTCGGGTGATGGCGGCAATCTATCTCAAGGTCAGAGACAACTGCTTACAATAGCAAGAGCTGCAATTGCAGATCCACCAGTTTTGATACTGGATGAAGCTACATCAAGTATAGACACTAGAACTGAGATTATTGTTCAAGATGGTATGGATAAACTTATGAAGGGAAGAACCGTGTTTGTAATTGCCCATAGACTTTCTACAATTAAAAATTCTGATGTCATTATGGTACTTGACAATGGAAGGATAATTGAAAGAGGAAATCATGATGATTTAGTTGCACAGAGAGGCAAATACTATCAATTATACACAGGTGCTTTTGAATTATCATAA
- a CDS encoding amino acid ABC transporter permease translates to MSNFTDMMTSMLSGGILTLKLFLIVAVLSVAIGIVVAIGKISKITPLRVILSFYTWIFRGTPLLLQLFFIYFGLPAVGIKLEPMTASVIAFTINYAAYLAEIFRAGIDSIDKGQFEAAKVLGMNYRQTMMKIIIPQALRNVIPPICNESTNLIKDTAMVAAIGVGDLLRGAKEVVMNDFTITPFIAAGIVYLAVISVLVLIFRKLENKYVIS, encoded by the coding sequence GTGTCTAATTTTACAGATATGATGACGAGTATGTTAAGCGGAGGTATATTGACATTAAAGTTATTTTTGATAGTAGCCGTATTATCAGTAGCAATAGGTATTGTAGTTGCTATTGGCAAGATTTCGAAAATAACTCCATTAAGAGTTATTCTAAGCTTTTATACGTGGATTTTTAGAGGTACTCCTCTGCTATTACAACTTTTTTTCATTTATTTTGGATTGCCTGCAGTTGGTATAAAATTAGAACCTATGACAGCTTCCGTTATAGCTTTTACCATAAATTATGCTGCATATCTAGCTGAAATATTTAGGGCCGGTATAGATTCTATAGATAAAGGACAGTTTGAGGCAGCAAAGGTTCTTGGAATGAATTATAGGCAGACTATGATGAAAATAATAATACCACAAGCCCTTAGAAATGTTATTCCACCTATTTGCAATGAATCGACAAATCTGATAAAGGATACGGCAATGGTTGCAGCTATTGGTGTTGGTGATTTACTTAGAGGAGCAAAAGAGGTTGTAATGAATGATTTTACAATAACTCCTTTTATAGCGGCAGGCATTGTATACTTGGCAGTTATATCTGTATTGGTTTTGATATTTAGAAAGCTTGAAAATAAGTATGTAATATCTTAG
- a CDS encoding amino acid ABC transporter substrate-binding protein, which yields MKKKFILVTLTLFIFSILFAGCTTTNQSKDASWDDIKQKGQFVVGLDDSFPPMGFKDDKGQIVGFDIDLAKEAAKRMGVKVVFKPVQWDGVLLSLKNKDIDVIWNGLTITDKRKQQIAFSKPYLQNKQIIVVKNDSTIKNKKDLAQKKVGLQLGSSSETALKADNTTLKSLKEVKKYSDNTEALMDLKDGRVDAVVADEVVARYYINKTKGVYKVLNDDFKKEEYGVGIRKTDISFKEKLDKALDDMKKDGTVNKISQKWFGESVTEK from the coding sequence ATGAAAAAAAAATTTATACTTGTAACGTTGACTTTATTTATTTTTAGTATATTATTTGCAGGTTGTACTACGACTAATCAATCTAAAGATGCTTCATGGGATGATATTAAACAAAAAGGACAATTTGTAGTAGGATTGGATGATAGTTTTCCTCCAATGGGATTTAAGGATGACAAAGGTCAGATTGTGGGATTTGATATAGATCTTGCGAAAGAAGCTGCAAAGAGAATGGGCGTAAAGGTTGTATTTAAACCAGTTCAGTGGGATGGAGTATTATTAAGTTTGAAAAATAAAGATATAGATGTTATATGGAATGGGCTTACAATTACTGACAAGAGAAAACAGCAGATAGCTTTTTCCAAACCATATCTTCAAAATAAGCAAATAATAGTTGTGAAAAATGATTCAACTATTAAAAACAAGAAGGATCTAGCTCAAAAAAAGGTAGGCCTTCAGCTTGGAAGTAGCAGTGAAACTGCATTAAAAGCAGATAATACTACACTTAAATCATTAAAAGAGGTTAAAAAATACTCTGATAATACAGAGGCACTTATGGATTTAAAAGATGGACGTGTTGATGCTGTAGTTGCAGATGAAGTAGTTGCAAGGTATTATATAAATAAAACTAAGGGAGTATATAAAGTTTTAAATGATGATTTTAAAAAGGAAGAGTATGGTGTTGGAATAAGAAAAACTGATATTAGTTTCAAGGAAAAACTTGATAAAGCTTTGGATGATATGAAAAAAGACGGCACTGTTAATAAAATATCACAAAAGTGGTTTGGAGAGTCCGTTACGGAAAAATAA
- the thiE gene encoding thiamine phosphate synthase produces MEVDYRLYLVTDRDYLDDVELKDAVEQAILGGTTLVQVREKHASTREFYKIALQVKSITDYYNVPIIINDRIDVAKAVDADGVHIGQSDMPLKIARKMLGHDKIIGVSAGNIKEALEAQKGGADYVGLGAAFYTGTKKDIDKPIGIDGLKKICDEITIPSVAIGGVNETNYKDVLKSGVTGISVVSAILGKKDFKRAAQNLL; encoded by the coding sequence ATGGAAGTAGATTATAGATTATATCTTGTAACAGACAGGGACTATTTAGATGATGTTGAATTAAAAGATGCAGTTGAGCAGGCTATTCTAGGTGGTACAACATTGGTACAGGTAAGGGAAAAGCATGCATCTACTAGAGAATTTTATAAGATAGCACTTCAGGTGAAATCAATTACTGACTATTATAATGTACCTATAATAATAAATGATAGAATAGATGTTGCAAAAGCTGTTGATGCAGATGGTGTACACATAGGTCAAAGTGATATGCCACTTAAAATAGCAAGGAAAATGCTTGGACATGATAAGATTATAGGAGTTTCAGCGGGTAATATAAAGGAAGCTTTAGAAGCGCAAAAAGGTGGAGCAGATTATGTTGGACTTGGGGCCGCATTTTATACGGGAACTAAAAAAGATATAGATAAACCTATAGGGATAGATGGTTTAAAAAAGATATGTGATGAAATAACTATTCCTTCTGTTGCAATTGGTGGTGTAAATGAAACAAATTATAAAGATGTATTAAAATCAGGAGTTACAGGTATATCTGTAGTATCAGCAATACTTGGCAAAAAGGATTTCAAGAGAGCTGCCCAAAACTTATTATAA
- the thiM gene encoding hydroxyethylthiazole kinase: protein MYNDEIMNKVSRVLTEIRKKVPLVDCITNGVTINDCANILLAFGGSPAMCEAYDEVFDFVKISSALYINLGTLSKEQETADVLASISAKINDVPVVLDPVACGAIPRRFSVINRISEVGRIDVIKGNVGEIKFLAGVDSNVRGVDSLDDGEGVLEACINVANKYKCVVAATGKKDYITDGVKIAIIKNGVEMFTKITGAGCMLGALCGAAAGAYEDKFLSTTAAILSMNLAGEAAYEEAKLPGSFRVKLMDCIYSLTEKRLKEEGKIEWK from the coding sequence ATGTATAATGATGAGATTATGAATAAAGTTTCAAGGGTGTTAACTGAAATAAGAAAGAAGGTTCCTCTTGTTGATTGTATTACTAATGGTGTAACGATAAATGACTGTGCAAATATATTGCTTGCATTTGGAGGATCACCGGCAATGTGTGAAGCGTATGATGAGGTTTTTGATTTTGTAAAGATATCATCGGCACTATATATAAATCTTGGAACACTCAGTAAAGAGCAGGAGACAGCTGATGTCCTTGCAAGTATTTCTGCAAAAATAAATGATGTACCAGTTGTACTAGATCCAGTAGCATGTGGAGCAATACCTAGAAGATTTTCAGTTATAAATAGAATTTCTGAAGTTGGACGTATAGATGTTATAAAGGGAAATGTTGGAGAAATAAAATTCTTAGCAGGAGTGGATTCAAATGTAAGAGGAGTTGATTCGCTGGATGATGGGGAAGGTGTACTAGAAGCCTGCATTAATGTTGCCAATAAATATAAGTGTGTGGTTGCTGCTACCGGAAAGAAGGATTATATTACAGATGGAGTGAAAATTGCTATTATAAAAAATGGTGTTGAAATGTTTACTAAAATAACTGGAGCAGGATGCATGCTTGGAGCGCTTTGTGGTGCTGCAGCTGGAGCTTATGAAGATAAATTTTTATCTACTACTGCAGCAATACTGTCAATGAATCTGGCAGGTGAAGCGGCTTATGAGGAAGCTAAACTTCCTGGAAGTTTTAGAGTTAAATTGATGGATTGTATTTACAGTTTAACCGAAAAAAGATTGAAAGAAGAAGGGAAAATTGAATGGAAGTAG
- the thiD gene encoding bifunctional hydroxymethylpyrimidine kinase/phosphomethylpyrimidine kinase, which yields MKKVLTIAGSDSCGGAGIQADLKTMSALGVYGMSVITAITAQNTVGVKKSMDVDSDMIEAQIKAIFDDIKVDAVKIGMVSNSNSIEVIKKLLIKYKASNIVLDPVMVSKSGYHLLKVKAEESLKQLVEIADLVTPNIPEAEVLAKMKIKNEDDMKEAAKRIEALGAKNVLVKGGHRLNDANDILLTGNYFIKVKGKRIDTKNTHGTGCTLSSAIASFLSRGLSISEAVRFSKEYITKAIENSFSIGNGVGPVGHFVELYKSAGIKF from the coding sequence TTGAAAAAAGTACTAACGATTGCTGGCTCTGATAGCTGTGGTGGTGCTGGAATACAGGCAGATTTAAAAACAATGAGTGCACTTGGTGTTTATGGAATGAGTGTTATAACAGCAATAACTGCACAAAATACAGTTGGAGTTAAAAAATCAATGGATGTAGATAGTGATATGATTGAAGCACAGATTAAGGCTATATTTGATGATATAAAGGTTGATGCAGTAAAAATAGGTATGGTGTCAAACAGTAACAGTATAGAAGTTATAAAAAAATTACTGATAAAATACAAAGCATCAAATATAGTGCTTGACCCTGTCATGGTATCTAAAAGCGGATATCACTTGCTTAAAGTAAAGGCAGAGGAGTCTTTGAAACAACTTGTTGAAATTGCAGATTTAGTCACACCTAATATACCTGAAGCAGAGGTTTTAGCAAAGATGAAGATAAAGAATGAAGACGATATGAAAGAAGCAGCCAAAAGAATAGAGGCCTTAGGGGCAAAAAATGTGCTGGTTAAAGGTGGACACAGGCTTAATGATGCAAATGATATATTGCTGACCGGGAATTATTTTATAAAGGTAAAAGGAAAGAGAATAGATACAAAAAATACACATGGAACCGGCTGTACGTTGTCATCTGCAATAGCTTCATTTTTAAGTCGTGGTTTAAGTATATCGGAGGCAGTTAGGTTTTCTAAAGAGTACATAACTAAAGCAATTGAAAATTCTTTTTCAATCGGAAATGGAGTTGGTCCTGTTGGACATTTTGTAGAATTATATAAATCTGCAGGTATAAAATTTTAA